The genomic DNA AGTAAGTTATGAATATGAAAATTTTAGTTATTGCTTTAGTTTTTTTGACTCAACTATTAAATGGTCAAAATTGTTCAAAATGGGTATTGGGTTATTTGCCTACTTATCATCAGTCATATAATGGTGATGTAAATGGCTTGAATGAATATGATTTTTCAAGATTAACGCATATTGGTCATCACGGACCTTATCTAAATGCTGATGGAAGTTTAGATTACAATGCAAACGGAATGACACCCGAAAAAATAGTAGGTGCAGTTCAGGCTTGTCATACAAACAACAAACCAATATTGTTAAGTGTAGTTTCGTGGGTTTCATATATGGATGCCTTATCAACACAAGAGAACAGAACACGTTGTGTTAACGAATTGCTCTATTTGCTTGATACTTATGGTTATGATGGTATTGATGTAGATTTAGAACCTGTGATGTCACCCTATATTGCTGGAATGCAAACAGATAATCCAACGTATTACGCTTTTGTTTCACAGCTTTATGATTCCTTATCAGTGCGTTATAATTCTTTACTAGGACGGCAGCCTTTATTGACTTGTGCTACTAATTCATATGGGGCACCTGTTCTAAAGCAATTAGAAAATAAGCTCGATATGATGAATATTATGACTTATGATATGACGAACGGGTGGACTGATTATAATAATTTTACTTGGCATGATGCACCTATTCATGATTATGGAAATAATTTACCATGTGTTCAATCTATGGTAAATGAAATGCTTCAACATGGTATTGCTTCAGAAAAAATTGGAATTGGCGTTAGTTTTGACGCATTTCGTTGGAAAGGAGGATCTGGAACACCGACGGGAGGGGTAACTGCTCCCATGCAATATTATACAACAACTCCTTCGTGGACAAGATTTTCGTATCAAGAAATGATGGATAATGTTTATGATGCTAATTTTTATCGATGGGACAATGTTGCTAAAATGTCCTATTTAAGCATAGATAGAGCTAACGATGCCGATGATGAATTTTGGAGTTACAACGATGAAATCTCTTGCAGCGAAAAATCACAGTTTGTATTAAACAACAACTTAGGCGGTCTTATTCTGTGGGAATTGTATCTTGGTATGAGAAACAACTTGCCTTCAACAAATCACATCCCTCAATTAACAGCAACATATAATGTTTTATGTCCTACATACATCAAACAAGAACAAATAGAAAATATAAATATTAGTCCTAACGTCCTAAGTAAAGGACAAAGCATTAATATCCGCTTGAATCAGAACGAAAAGGTTAAAATTAAATTATTCGATATAATGGGGAACATTTGGTTTAATGAAGAATTAATGCCTGAATACGAAATATTATCTATTGATATTACTAAAAATGTTAATGCTTCGGGAATGTATTTTATCCAAATTGAAAATAATACTTTTAAGAAAAACGAAAAAATAATAATATTATGGAACAAGTAATTGAAAGAGAAGAAACCAAAATAGAAGAAATTAAATTTCGTAAAATTGTTTTGCCAAGCTTAAAATCAAGTGTTGTAGTTGATTTGTCTGAAATAGAGTATTTAGAATCTCATGGTTGTTATACTGAGTTTTCACTTGTAAATGGGACTCGTTATACATCAAGTAAACCTTTGTTATATTATGATGAATTATTGAGAAAATATAATTTTTTCAGAGTACATAATAAGTATATTGTAAATATAGAACATGTAAAAGGATTTGCTATTGGTTTGCCATTGAAGTTAATATTAACTTCAGGTAACTTATTGCATGTGTCGCGATTAAAAAAGAACGATTTTATGAAGCTTTATTTACACTAATTATTTAATTTAATTCCTAATACTGTTATGTCGTCGGTTTGAGGATATGTTTTGTTATTTGCTGTTTGCCAATCGTCTATATATTTATTACATTCATTTTCTTGTGTTTTAATATCTTTATGTACATTGGATTTCAAGAAGTTAATTAAGTTGACTTCTTGAATTTTTTTCCCTTCCATGCCACCAAATT from Bacteroidales bacterium includes the following:
- a CDS encoding SpoIIE family protein phosphatase, with protein sequence MNFTPNDQLFLITDGFKDQFGGMEGKKIQEVNLINFLKSNVHKDIKTQENECNKYIDDWQTANNKTYPQTDDITVLGIKLNN
- a CDS encoding LytTR family transcriptional regulator yields the protein MEQVIEREETKIEEIKFRKIVLPSLKSSVVVDLSEIEYLESHGCYTEFSLVNGTRYTSSKPLLYYDELLRKYNFFRVHNKYIVNIEHVKGFAIGLPLKLILTSGNLLHVSRLKKNDFMKLYLH
- a CDS encoding T9SS type A sorting domain-containing protein, encoding MNMKILVIALVFLTQLLNGQNCSKWVLGYLPTYHQSYNGDVNGLNEYDFSRLTHIGHHGPYLNADGSLDYNANGMTPEKIVGAVQACHTNNKPILLSVVSWVSYMDALSTQENRTRCVNELLYLLDTYGYDGIDVDLEPVMSPYIAGMQTDNPTYYAFVSQLYDSLSVRYNSLLGRQPLLTCATNSYGAPVLKQLENKLDMMNIMTYDMTNGWTDYNNFTWHDAPIHDYGNNLPCVQSMVNEMLQHGIASEKIGIGVSFDAFRWKGGSGTPTGGVTAPMQYYTTTPSWTRFSYQEMMDNVYDANFYRWDNVAKMSYLSIDRANDADDEFWSYNDEISCSEKSQFVLNNNLGGLILWELYLGMRNNLPSTNHIPQLTATYNVLCPTYIKQEQIENINISPNVLSKGQSINIRLNQNEKVKIKLFDIMGNIWFNEELMPEYEILSIDITKNVNASGMYFIQIENNTFKKNEKIIILWNK